One Streptomyces sp. NBC_00223 genomic window carries:
- a CDS encoding LacI family DNA-binding transcriptional regulator — protein MADTSPGSGRTGRGRTGSGGRTGRVTIRDVAERAGVSVATVSRVLAGNYPTSAAARGKVLRAVKDLDYVIDGRARALAGTGPKTVAVIVKSVDSSFYATVAQGVEQEAAARGRLCMVCSHGGDEARELALVQMMREQRAEFVVLVGGAVEDERYRTRLTEYAQWLAAAGSRLVLCGRPAPSPDMPVLVVEYDNEAGAYAVVSHLLAAGHRDIVYLGAVPGHSTVEPRIAGYRRALADHGLGPDAVRIAGAGLGRDNGYDSMRRILAECGGRPDFTAVFAGDDMVAAGAMAAMREGGLRVPEDVSFVGYNNDAVARDLYPPLTTVNIPAYELGREAVRLALAEGVEAAGRGRRAGQVRHVLGTHTVLRGSVGRARA, from the coding sequence ATGGCGGACACTTCACCGGGGTCGGGCAGGACGGGCCGTGGACGTACGGGTTCCGGGGGTCGTACCGGACGCGTCACGATCCGCGATGTCGCCGAGCGGGCGGGTGTCTCGGTCGCCACGGTCTCCCGGGTCCTGGCCGGGAACTATCCGACCTCCGCGGCCGCGCGCGGGAAGGTGCTGCGGGCGGTCAAGGACCTGGACTACGTCATCGACGGGCGCGCGCGGGCACTGGCCGGGACCGGGCCCAAGACGGTGGCGGTCATCGTGAAGTCCGTCGACAGTTCCTTCTACGCCACCGTCGCCCAGGGCGTCGAGCAGGAGGCCGCCGCGCGCGGCCGGCTGTGCATGGTGTGCAGCCACGGCGGCGACGAGGCACGCGAACTGGCGCTGGTGCAGATGATGCGGGAGCAGCGGGCGGAGTTCGTGGTCCTGGTCGGCGGGGCCGTCGAGGACGAGCGGTACCGGACGCGGCTGACGGAGTACGCCCAGTGGCTCGCCGCCGCGGGCTCACGGCTCGTCCTGTGCGGGCGGCCGGCGCCGAGCCCCGACATGCCCGTACTCGTCGTCGAGTACGACAACGAGGCGGGCGCGTACGCCGTCGTCAGCCATCTGCTGGCCGCCGGGCACCGCGACATCGTCTACCTCGGGGCGGTCCCCGGGCACTCCACGGTGGAGCCGCGGATCGCCGGGTACCGCAGGGCGCTCGCCGACCACGGCCTCGGTCCCGACGCGGTACGGATCGCGGGTGCGGGGCTCGGGCGCGACAACGGGTACGACTCCATGCGGCGGATTCTCGCGGAGTGCGGGGGACGGCCGGACTTCACGGCGGTCTTCGCCGGGGACGACATGGTGGCGGCGGGGGCGATGGCCGCGATGCGGGAAGGGGGGTTGCGGGTGCCGGAGGACGTGTCATTCGTCGGCTACAACAACGACGCGGTGGCGCGGGATCTGTATCCGCCGCTGACCACGGTCAATATTCCCGCGTATGAGCTCGGGCGGGAGGCGGTGCGGTTGGCTCTGGCCGAGGGGGTCGAGGCCGCGGGCCGCGGGCGGAGGGCCGGGCAGGTCCGGCATGTGCTGGGGACGCATACGGTGTTGCGCGGGTCTGTGGGGCGGGCTCGGGCGTAG
- a CDS encoding type IV secretory system conjugative DNA transfer family protein produces MADRKKQSSQGLPDGLILGIIAFLLGVTLLVWTATGIAALLSHSSWPGQVHFTRTPQAMRALVRDPHDIAAAWPGAEVDELPGPGLFWGILIGQFMVLFVLAVWVMNIVARLRTRDTRRTVRRAAPAPPEPEPVPYEPAAPPVPAPRRRDPYQPYAKSGGDTLDAWFRTVPGAAPFGHDDAPTSQLPPVAAESEPGGPAATFPTAPPDEPPPAFGRLDAHLAALADGEVNRTYALFASPRGDKGKRVVQPAVLAAAGPVVVTTADPDTYHQTVGNRAKLGPVHVYDPAHLLDIPGRLRWAPHGGCERPEAARTRAAALLAPLRTARADEAIVHDTAVTLLRCWLHAAAVDGRPFRQVQRWASGGTAAGEAVRILRTDTGAVSGWSGELESVLHAHTERRDAAQALIRRTLEPLNSVHIRDACNPGRTGGLDLESFTAERGTLYVVGERVEDPRTRLSAMPLLTALLSSVVEHGRRVAAGSSAGRLDPPMTFVLDDVAAVAPVPELAALLDSGREAGLPTLAVFRSPEQVLARWRVGLWGSADVRLILGDGEVGTSVPDAVRLG; encoded by the coding sequence ATGGCGGACCGCAAGAAGCAGTCCTCGCAGGGCCTGCCCGACGGGCTGATCCTCGGCATCATCGCCTTCCTGCTCGGCGTGACCCTGCTGGTGTGGACGGCGACCGGCATCGCCGCCCTGCTCTCCCACAGCTCCTGGCCCGGCCAGGTGCACTTCACCCGCACCCCGCAGGCCATGCGCGCGCTCGTCCGCGACCCGCACGACATCGCCGCCGCCTGGCCGGGCGCGGAGGTGGACGAACTGCCCGGCCCCGGGCTGTTCTGGGGCATCCTCATCGGCCAGTTCATGGTGCTGTTCGTACTCGCGGTGTGGGTGATGAACATCGTGGCCCGGCTGCGGACCCGGGACACCCGCAGGACCGTACGCCGGGCCGCGCCCGCCCCGCCGGAACCGGAGCCCGTCCCGTACGAACCCGCCGCGCCGCCCGTGCCGGCACCCCGCCGCCGCGACCCGTACCAGCCCTACGCCAAGTCCGGCGGCGACACCCTGGACGCCTGGTTCCGTACGGTGCCGGGGGCCGCGCCGTTCGGCCACGACGACGCGCCGACCTCGCAACTGCCGCCCGTGGCGGCGGAGTCGGAGCCCGGCGGCCCGGCCGCCACCTTCCCGACAGCGCCCCCGGACGAGCCGCCGCCGGCCTTCGGCCGTCTGGACGCCCACCTCGCCGCGCTCGCCGACGGCGAGGTCAACCGCACCTACGCGCTCTTCGCGAGCCCACGCGGCGACAAGGGCAAGCGCGTCGTCCAGCCCGCCGTCCTCGCCGCCGCGGGACCGGTCGTCGTCACCACCGCGGACCCCGACACCTACCACCAGACGGTCGGCAACCGCGCCAAGCTCGGCCCCGTCCACGTCTACGACCCCGCGCATCTGCTCGACATCCCCGGACGGCTGCGGTGGGCCCCGCACGGCGGCTGCGAACGGCCGGAGGCCGCGCGGACCCGGGCCGCCGCGCTGCTCGCCCCGCTGCGCACGGCCCGCGCCGACGAGGCCATCGTCCACGACACGGCGGTCACGCTGCTGCGCTGCTGGCTGCACGCGGCCGCGGTCGACGGCCGCCCCTTCCGCCAGGTCCAGCGATGGGCCTCCGGCGGCACGGCGGCCGGCGAGGCGGTACGCATCCTGCGTACGGACACCGGCGCCGTCTCCGGCTGGAGCGGCGAGCTGGAGTCCGTACTGCACGCGCACACCGAACGCCGGGACGCGGCACAGGCGTTGATCCGGCGCACGCTGGAACCGCTCAACTCCGTGCACATCCGCGACGCCTGCAATCCGGGTCGGACCGGTGGGCTCGACCTGGAGTCATTCACCGCCGAACGGGGAACGCTCTACGTGGTGGGCGAGCGGGTCGAGGACCCGCGCACCCGCCTGAGTGCGATGCCGCTGCTCACCGCACTCCTCTCCAGCGTGGTCGAGCACGGCCGGCGCGTGGCCGCAGGGTCATCCGCCGGTCGGCTCGACCCACCAATGACGTTCGTCCTCGACGACGTCGCCGCGGTGGCTCCCGTCCCTGAGCTGGCCGCGCTGCTCGACTCGGGCCGCGAGGCCGGCCTCCCCACCCTGGCGGTCTTCCGCTCCCCCGAACAGGTGCTGGCCCGCTGGCGCGTGGGCCTGTGGGGCTCAGCGGACGTACGGCTGATCCTGGGCGACGGCGAAGTGGGAACGTCCGTGCCGGACGCTGTCCGCTTGGGATGA
- a CDS encoding ATP/GTP-binding protein has translation MLDPLAAVTDAFTSFLFGRVETTRLPVRTSTGQAQAVYLPTAAPGLGDSGVIIGREVYSGKGYIYDPFQLYGQQLPAPHWLVLGESGNGKSALEKTYVLRQLRFRDRQVVVLDAQGEDGVGEWNLIARAMGLTPIRLDPMAALDGGIKLNPLDPAITVTGQLALLRTIIEVAMGRGLDERSGFALKVAHAAVRDQFAASAGQTAAGAPGTAPGRQPILTDIVERLRHPLAESAEAMNVEVEDVRAWGLDVALVLDRLVDGDLRGMFDGPTSNGIDLDSPLIVFDLSHIDRNSIAMPILMAIVGVWLEHTWIRPDRRKRIFLVEEAWHIINSPFVAQLFQRLLKFGRRLGLSFVAVVHHLSDVVDGAAAKEAAAILKMASTRTIYAQKADEARATGRVLGLPRWAVEIIPTLTPGIAVWDVNGNVQVVKHLITEAERPLVFTDRAMTETSLEHAAEIEAEAEAEAEAEARAEAHAAAQVALAKQLADDAVA, from the coding sequence ATGCTGGACCCTCTTGCCGCGGTCACGGACGCCTTCACCAGCTTCCTGTTCGGCCGGGTCGAGACGACCAGGCTGCCGGTCCGCACCTCCACCGGCCAGGCCCAGGCCGTCTATCTGCCGACCGCCGCGCCCGGCCTCGGCGACTCCGGTGTGATCATCGGCCGGGAGGTGTACTCCGGCAAGGGCTACATCTACGACCCCTTCCAGCTCTACGGCCAGCAGTTGCCCGCCCCGCACTGGCTGGTGCTCGGCGAGTCCGGCAACGGCAAGTCCGCGCTGGAGAAGACCTACGTCCTGCGGCAGTTGCGCTTCCGCGACCGGCAGGTCGTGGTGCTGGACGCGCAGGGCGAGGACGGCGTCGGCGAGTGGAACCTCATCGCCAGGGCCATGGGCCTGACCCCCATCCGGCTCGACCCGATGGCCGCCCTGGACGGCGGTATCAAGCTCAACCCGCTGGACCCCGCGATCACCGTCACCGGCCAGCTGGCCCTGCTCCGTACGATCATCGAGGTCGCGATGGGCCGCGGACTCGACGAGCGGTCCGGCTTCGCGCTCAAGGTCGCGCACGCCGCCGTACGCGACCAGTTCGCCGCCTCCGCCGGACAGACCGCGGCAGGCGCTCCCGGTACGGCGCCGGGCCGGCAGCCGATCCTCACCGACATCGTGGAGCGGCTGCGGCACCCCCTCGCGGAGTCCGCCGAGGCGATGAACGTCGAGGTGGAGGACGTACGCGCCTGGGGCCTCGATGTGGCTCTGGTGCTCGACCGGCTGGTCGACGGCGACCTGCGCGGCATGTTCGACGGCCCCACGAGCAACGGCATCGACCTGGACTCGCCGCTGATCGTCTTCGACCTCTCCCACATCGACCGCAACTCGATCGCGATGCCGATCCTGATGGCGATCGTCGGGGTGTGGCTGGAGCATACCTGGATCAGACCCGACCGCAGGAAGCGCATCTTCCTGGTCGAGGAGGCCTGGCACATCATCAACTCGCCCTTCGTGGCCCAGCTCTTCCAGCGGCTGCTGAAGTTCGGCCGCCGACTCGGTCTGTCCTTCGTCGCCGTCGTCCACCACTTGTCCGACGTCGTGGACGGCGCCGCCGCGAAGGAGGCCGCCGCGATCCTCAAGATGGCCTCCACCCGGACGATCTACGCCCAGAAGGCCGACGAGGCCCGGGCCACCGGGCGGGTGCTCGGCCTGCCACGGTGGGCGGTGGAGATCATCCCCACCCTCACCCCCGGTATCGCGGTCTGGGACGTCAACGGCAATGTGCAGGTCGTCAAGCACCTGATCACCGAGGCCGAACGGCCGCTGGTCTTCACCGACCGCGCGATGACCGAGACCTCGCTTGAACACGCCGCGGAGATCGAGGCGGAGGCCGAGGCCGAAGCGGAGGCGGAAGCCCGGGCGGAGGCGCACGCGGCCGCCCAGGTCGCACTCGCCAAGCAGTTGGCCGACGACGCGGTGGCGTGA